The sequence GCAAGAAGGAGGTCTCTCCGTTCATCGACCGCGATCGTCGTGCCGCATTCATGGCGAAGCCGTACCGGATGGACCTGCTGCACGAGATGTTAGCGAAACTGTGGCAGGTCGACCGCATCCCCCCTCTGTAAACACCTTCTCCGCAGCTTTAAAGGTCCCCGCTTCCCAACACGTGCCTGTGCTGCTTCAAGGCGCATGCGAACAGGTGCTCCAGGTCCAGTGTATCTCCCAAGGAAACCCGGTTGACGGCATGCAGGCCGAGCCGGCGGTAGCTCTCGAACTGTGCCTCGTCGAACCACTGGTCCGAGGTCGGCTCGTGGGGAAACTCGGGGTGCGTCTTCAAGTAGTTGAGGAGGTCGGCGGGCTCGTCCCCGGTCAGCATCGGCTTCAGGTAAAGCAGTGCACCGTCTTCTGCCCCAGGGTCGCAGCAGGAGTACTTAACGGTGCCGACGGCGAAGTGGAGCTTCTTTGCCTGCATGCCGGTGAGATCGATCTCGATCTCGATGCCGAAATCCGCCCTCACCTTGCGCACCGCGTTCCCCAGGTCTTCGAACCGCCCCTCACAATCGCACCCCGCATCGCAGACGATGAGGTACCGGCATCTCCTGCGCACCATTTCGTACAGCGCGAGGTTTTCGAAGTGACCGCCGTCGGAGAGGTAGATGTCCCTGCTGTCCTCACGGGTCAGCCCCAGGGTCTCCTTAATCAGGGGGAGCAGGGCGAGCCCTGGTGACGCCTTGCGCCACGCCCCCCCCATACCGAGCCCCGGGTTACCCAGCCACCACCCCAACCTGACGTTGAACAAAGCCATCACAAAGGTGACCAAGGGAGAGGAGTGGTATCCCATGTTCGGGCTTGCCGCGGCACCCGAGATCGCCATGGCGGTCCCAAGCGTGACGGGGCTTGTGCGGGCACTCCTCCCCGCCCCGTAGGCGTCCATGCGGCGATATCCGCCGGGCTTCGCCCCTTTCGCCACATCTTCCGCGATCAGATCGGAGCCGGCGAAGAGAGGCGACATGATGAAGGAGGCCGCCTTACGCTGCTGCCAGGCGAGCCGCTTCCCCTTCACGAGGTTCCAGGCCATATTGATCACGTGGTAGGGGCGGGTGGCGACCTTGTCGAGGTCGAGGTCGTCCCTCCCGTCGAAGCCGGTGAAGGGGTTCGGACAGCGCTTCAGCCTAGCACGAGAGGCCCCGAGATAGCACCGGACCAGGCGGTTGCGATACATGGAGTGCATGGAGAAGGTGTTGATGTTGACCATGAGCGCCATCGCGAACCCGAGTGCCGAGGAGCAGAGCGCGACTTTAGCCAGTGTAAGAGCAGGGGGGTCGAGCAGGAGCCCGAGATGCGTGGTCAAATCGACGGGAAGTGCTGCCGTTGAAGAGGTGCCGGCCCACCTGAGGATGCAGGTCGTGAGAAGAGAAACTCCCTGCAGCAGGAAGAGCAAAAACAACACGGCCGCCACGGCAGGGAGCAGGGTACGGAGGCGGTCCATGGAGGCCCCGGGGCGCAGGGCCGGCGTGGCCGAATTTTTTCCCATCAAGGCCGCCGCTATGCCGGCTCCCCCACCGACAGCCGTGTAGAGTCCTTTCCAAAACGGCGCCCCCTCCGGGAGAATGAACCACGGGCCGTAAACCACCGCCGCCATCAACAGGCTCCAGAGTAGGGCCGCCATGATGGTGATCCCCCCGGCACGCCCCCACCACTCCCGGTCCTGGTCCCCGGTGCAGCGGGACAAAAGGGCGACGAGCACGGTCCCGGTCAGCAGATAATCGGCGAGCACCAACGGCACGGCGACCACCGCGTAGGCAAGCTTGCGGTGCCCTATATCCTCGGGCAGCAAGGGGAGAAGCCTCACGGCGGCAACCCAGCCGAGCACGCCGGCGAGTATCCCGGTAGCCACGGCACAGACGCAGAACGTCACAATACGCGCCATCGGCGGCATTGTGACATCCTTCCTCGCCCACAGCCACGCCATCCCCGCCCCCCAGCCGACAAAGTGCACGCAGGCGGCGTACACTGCGAAGTCCATGATGCCCGGATAAGCAACCGCCCCACTCAGATAACCGTTTCCCCAGTAGGCCGAGAGGAAGCAGGCCATAAGCAGCAGCGGTGCCAGGAAGAAGAGGACGAAATCGCCCCGGTCCCGCTTCCCGTCCCCTATGCTCGGCAGATCTGCCACGGTGTAGGCGATGGGGATTACGCCGAAGAACGCGGCAAGCCGTAGCAGGTCAAGTCCGCCGCCGGGATCGGCCCATCCCCCGCCGACCAGGAGCACCATGAACCTTGGCAACAGCAGGAAGGTGACAAAGAGCGGGATGAGGATGAGCCAGTTGAGCAGCAGGTTTCTGAGGTAGGTTCCGATAATGCTCCAGGTGTCGACACTGAGCACGCCCACCCGCGGGGTCAGGTAGTTGCTGTAGTCGCGCAAAAACCGCACCTGGTAAGGTTCCCTGCGCCGCGCCTGCGGGGACTCCTGCGCCAGCTCCTCCATGACGCGGGCCACCCGTTGCCGGGGAGTGCAGTTCTGGGCCGATATCCAGGATGTGAGCCAGCTCCCGATATATCCTCCGCCGGACACCGTCGAGAGGTAGTCCATCTCCCCCAGCACGCCACACCTGGCGAGCCCCTGCAGGACACCGAGGTTGAAGGTGGCGCTCCTGATGCCGCCGCCGGAAAGGCAGAGCGCGGCGAGCCGTGCGTCATGAAAGCGGTGGAACACCCGGAGCAGACGGGCTTCCTTTTCCTTCCCGCCCTGCGGAGACTCCCGCTCCCATCCCCCAACGCCCCGCCCCTTCCCGATCTCGACCAGCTCCTCGATGAGCATCTCGGGGAGTTCCAAGAATTGATCGTCGTGGCTCGGCTCCAGCTCGAGATCCTCCCGGTCAAGAAACCCCTCCTTCCCGGCGCAGCGGACGCAGGGCCATTCCCGCCCCAGCACCAGCACCTCGACCTCGGTACCTGCAGCTATCGACATGCGTGGATACCACAGCACCCTGCTCGGACCGCTGCGCAGAAAGACCCGGTAAAGCGTCTTCGCTTTCATGCCCCCTCCCAAGCATTAACTACAATTAATTGCTCAAGAATACCGGCTACAGACGGCGCGTCAACTATTGCATCAGTCATAAGTGCTGTCACAAAAAGGGATGCGATGTATGAACGACGAGACGGGAAGGCACAGCGCGGTGCTAATCTCTCCTTCAGTTTCTACTGCAAAAGCCGAAAAGAAGACGAATGCAGCATCACCACGGACGTAATCTAACTGCCACGACTCTATCCAACTGAACCGGAAGGTTAGCCCATGAAAGACCACTACTGGCGTGCCATAAGCATCGACAGCATAGATCCCGAATTCTTTCCGTCCATCCCGCTGTTCATGAAGAGTGCAGGGAACTACGTGCTGTACAAGGACGCTCAGAGAAAGTTCTCCAGTTCCGACCGCAGCAGGATGGAAAGAAACGGCATCGAGTTCATGTACGTCAGATCTGGCGATATGGAGGAGCTGTCGGCGTACCTGGAGAAGGGGCTGGATGAGCTGCTGAACAACGATGAATTGGACAGCGCAAGGAAAGGGAAGATCCTGTACCAGACCTCGATCAACTACCTGGTCGACGCCTTCGAGGCCCCCGAACAGGCGGCGAACCTGGAGCGATGCCGGCAACTGGTGCGTCACCTGATGCATTACGTGGCAGGCGACGAGCACGCCCTGCACTCGTTTCAGGGCGTCGTGGCCCATAACCTCTACATCTACGCCCACAGCGTACAGGTCACCGCGCTGAACCTCCTGGCACACGAAAAGCTCTTCCAGGTGGACCCGGACGAACTGGTGGATGTGGGGGTGGGGTCCATGCTGCACGACTACGGCATGATCTTCGTCACCAACGAGATACTGAACAAGCCGGACGCCCTCTCGGACGTCGAGTACTACAAGATCAAGCAGCACACCCAGAAGGGTTACGAGTTCCTGATGGACAGCCACCACTTCAGCGACGTCTCCCTCACCATCGTGCGTCACCACCATGAGCGCTACGACGGCAACGGCTATCCCACGGGACTAAAGGGCGACAACATCCCCCGTAGCGCCCAGCTCTCGGCCCTTTGCGACATGTACAGCGCCCTCACCCTCGACCGGGTGTACCGCAAGGCGGTCCCCCACCAGGAAGCGGTCCGCATGATGCACGAGGAATCGGGGAAGGCGTTCAACCCGCAGCTCCTCGAACATTTCATCGAGCTCGTCAGCGACCGCAAGGAATAACGCTCCTCACATTAGCCGGGCGACAAGCCTCTTTTTTAAGCATCAGCCCCACAGCCGAGATGGCAACGCAACCCGCCGACGCGCCTTTTACCCCGCATTTACCGCCACTTACCCATTTCACCCCGCCCGCCACAAAATTGACCTTTGCTAATAATATATGCTAATCTGATGTCAGCAGCACCGGATTGTATACATCTGCAACCTGGCACCGCGACGCTCTCAAGCAGGCGATGCCGCTTCGGACGCAGGCGGGGCCTCCCCACGAGACGGGGCATGGAGGTCAGAAGATGAGAACAGTAAGAAGGTTGCTATTCACAACGGTGGCAATGCTCGGCCTGATGGGAATGACGACCGGCTCAGGTTATGCCGCGGACACCGGCATGCACTCGGGCAAGACCCACAAGGCGTCGACCCATAAAACGACGCACAAAACAGGCGCCCACAAAACGATGCATAAGGGTACAACACACAGGACGGGCGCCGCTTCCGGCACAGGCGCTGGTGGTAGTGTCCAGAGCTTCGAGTCCGGGACATCGCTGCCAAGCGGCGTCGGCGCGAGAACTACGGTGCGGCAGGACTTCACCGTTGAACGGCTAGGTCCGGATACCGGCGGCGCCATGGGCACCGGCGCAGGCGGAACTGTGGGTGGAACCACTGGCACCTACGATCAGAGGGGCACCGGCGGTACCTATAACCAGGGGACTGGGCGTTACGATCAAAGAGGTAGCGGCACCTACTACGGAACCGGCGCCGGCAGCGGCACCGGCGGCACACTGAACCAGACCCCGGGCAGCCAGACCCCGGGCAGCTACTACAACCAGGGGACCGGCGGTACTTACTACAACCAGGGGACCGGTAGCGGCACCGGCGGCACGCTGAACCAGACTCCGGGCAGCCAGACCCCGGGCAGCTACTACAACCAGGGCACCGGCGGTACTTACGACAACCAGGGAACCGGGACCGGCACCGGCGGTACGTTGAACCAGACCACCCCGGGCACCAATGAAAACCAGGGTGCCGGCGGGACGTACTACAACCAGGGTACCGGCATCGGCACCGGCACAGGCGGAACCATGGGGACCGGCAGTATGGGGACCGGGACCGGCACAGGCACGATGGGCACCGGTACCGGCGGCACCACGGGCACCATGGGAACCGGCACTGGCTCGATGGGAACAGGCGGTAGCACCGGTACCGGAACCGGTGGCACGGGCTCGATGGGTACCGGCGGTGGTGTCGGTAGATAATCGGGATGGATTATGAGATTGCAGAAGAGGAAGGAAGGGTTACGGGATTTCCCGTAGCCCTTTTTTTATGCTCCGCCAGCGCCGCCCGCGGAAAGAAGCACGGCGCCCTGGGTCTCGCCATGCCTTGTGTCCCGGTCGTAGTCGATCTGGATCTCCTTGAGGTGCCGGAACTTCTCCTCAGTCCGCTTCGTTATCTCGGCGGCAAGTTCCTCTTCGCTGCCGAAACTGGGGAGGGTGGCGAACATCTCGTTCACCTGGGAAGCAGCCTGTACCGCCAGATCCTTGTGGCCGTACTCATGACGCTGCAGATGAGTGAGGTAATCCTTCCAACGGCTGGCAAGCTCGGGCGTACAGGAGTCGGCATCCAGCCGGGGGAGGTAGTAGCAGATCTCCACCGTCGTGTCCGCGGACCGTACCGAATAGCGGCCGTTGTTGCTGGTGACGCGGTACTTGTAATGGATGTCCCAATTGGTCAGGGCCGAGTAGACCTTGCCGTCGCTCCACTTGGTCCCTTTCTGGTTGATCTGCTCCCTCAGTTGATCGAGGCTGTTGCCGCTTATCTCATAAAAGCGGTACCCCTCACGGACCTTCAGCTCGCAGGACGGCGCTTCCGAAGCAAACAGATTGGACGAGCAGGCTAAAACAAGCAGGGCGATCGCCGCGCGGGCGGTTAAACGGTGCACCATAGGGAAGGAAACTCCGATATTGGGATGAAAAGGTGAAGCCACGATATCCCAATGAGGAGAAGGTACGGGTGACACGTGTCACAATGAAGCGAGATTCCGCCTTTTACCAGTCGCGTGCACAGTCGCTGCCGACAAGGGTGCGGTCCCACGGCGCCGCAGCGGATCTTTCCCGGTGCCCGCCCAGTCGCAAAACGGCAAGACACGCCGCACAGGTGGACGAGGTGAGGGTGAGGGCAAGTTGGGCCCCGGTGCACGCGGCGATGACGCCGACAAGGAGGCTACCGATGGGTGCCGCGCCCAGAAGGGCCAGGGTGTACGCCCCCATGACGCGGCCGCGCAGCCGGTCCGGGCATTTTTGCTGCAGAGAGCAGTTCACCCGGGCCAGGAAGATGACGACGGCGGCGCCAGCGGTGAAGAGCGAGACGAGGGATAGCAGATAGTTCGTGGAAAGCGCGAAGAGCAGCAGCGCAAGCGGTAACAGCATCCCCGCCGGCAGGTGGCCGTCGCGCCGTTGCGGCAGCCGTGCGGAGGCGGCGAGCCAGAGGGCGGCAAGCAGGGACCCTCCGCCAAGGGAGGCGGACATGGTGCCGAGGCCCCGGGGGCCCGCAGCCAAGGAGTCGGCGAACACCGGGAGCAGGGGAACAAACGGGATAGCGAGAAGGCTCACAAGCAGCACCGAGGTGAGGAGCAGGGTGATCTCCCGGTGCATCATTACAAAGCGCACCCCTTCGCGCAGTTCCGCCGCAGACAGGGACCGACACCTCACGGGATGCTCACCCCCGTGGTATGGAACGCGCACGAAGAGTAACGTCACCCCTCCGGCAAGAAAGCTCATGGCGTTTATGAAAAAGCAGGAAGCGGCTCCGCAGGAGGCGATGAGGCACCCCGCTGCGGCGGGGCCAAGGAGGCGGGTCG is a genomic window of Geomonas ferrireducens containing:
- a CDS encoding patatin-like phospholipase family protein, with amino-acid sequence MKAKTLYRVFLRSGPSRVLWYPRMSIAAGTEVEVLVLGREWPCVRCAGKEGFLDREDLELEPSHDDQFLELPEMLIEELVEIGKGRGVGGWERESPQGGKEKEARLLRVFHRFHDARLAALCLSGGGIRSATFNLGVLQGLARCGVLGEMDYLSTVSGGGYIGSWLTSWISAQNCTPRQRVARVMEELAQESPQARRREPYQVRFLRDYSNYLTPRVGVLSVDTWSIIGTYLRNLLLNWLILIPLFVTFLLLPRFMVLLVGGGWADPGGGLDLLRLAAFFGVIPIAYTVADLPSIGDGKRDRGDFVLFFLAPLLLMACFLSAYWGNGYLSGAVAYPGIMDFAVYAACVHFVGWGAGMAWLWARKDVTMPPMARIVTFCVCAVATGILAGVLGWVAAVRLLPLLPEDIGHRKLAYAVVAVPLVLADYLLTGTVLVALLSRCTGDQDREWWGRAGGITIMAALLWSLLMAAVVYGPWFILPEGAPFWKGLYTAVGGGAGIAAALMGKNSATPALRPGASMDRLRTLLPAVAAVLFLLFLLQGVSLLTTCILRWAGTSSTAALPVDLTTHLGLLLDPPALTLAKVALCSSALGFAMALMVNINTFSMHSMYRNRLVRCYLGASRARLKRCPNPFTGFDGRDDLDLDKVATRPYHVINMAWNLVKGKRLAWQQRKAASFIMSPLFAGSDLIAEDVAKGAKPGGYRRMDAYGAGRSARTSPVTLGTAMAISGAAASPNMGYHSSPLVTFVMALFNVRLGWWLGNPGLGMGGAWRKASPGLALLPLIKETLGLTREDSRDIYLSDGGHFENLALYEMVRRRCRYLIVCDAGCDCEGRFEDLGNAVRKVRADFGIEIEIDLTGMQAKKLHFAVGTVKYSCCDPGAEDGALLYLKPMLTGDEPADLLNYLKTHPEFPHEPTSDQWFDEAQFESYRRLGLHAVNRVSLGDTLDLEHLFACALKQHRHVLGSGDL
- a CDS encoding MFS transporter, whose amino-acid sequence is MEIAKRIPLITDGNYRLFWTGQGLSWLGSVMQSVAQGWLVWSLTGSPAHLALTAVMLSLPVLLFGVFGGASADRFDRRTLLLVTQLSSIVPSLTLGVLAFRGAATTPAIMALAFFQGTLNAFDVPARQALLAELVPREQLGQAVACNAVAFNATRLLGPAAAGCLIASCGAASCFFINAMSFLAGGVTLLFVRVPYHGGEHPVRCRSLSAAELREGVRFVMMHREITLLLTSVLLVSLLAIPFVPLLPVFADSLAAGPRGLGTMSASLGGGSLLAALWLAASARLPQRRDGHLPAGMLLPLALLLFALSTNYLLSLVSLFTAGAAVVIFLARVNCSLQQKCPDRLRGRVMGAYTLALLGAAPIGSLLVGVIAACTGAQLALTLTSSTCAACLAVLRLGGHRERSAAAPWDRTLVGSDCARDW
- a CDS encoding DUF922 domain-containing protein, with the translated sequence MVHRLTARAAIALLVLACSSNLFASEAPSCELKVREGYRFYEISGNSLDQLREQINQKGTKWSDGKVYSALTNWDIHYKYRVTSNNGRYSVRSADTTVEICYYLPRLDADSCTPELASRWKDYLTHLQRHEYGHKDLAVQAASQVNEMFATLPSFGSEEELAAEITKRTEEKFRHLKEIQIDYDRDTRHGETQGAVLLSAGGAGGA
- a CDS encoding HD-GYP domain-containing protein, whose product is MKDHYWRAISIDSIDPEFFPSIPLFMKSAGNYVLYKDAQRKFSSSDRSRMERNGIEFMYVRSGDMEELSAYLEKGLDELLNNDELDSARKGKILYQTSINYLVDAFEAPEQAANLERCRQLVRHLMHYVAGDEHALHSFQGVVAHNLYIYAHSVQVTALNLLAHEKLFQVDPDELVDVGVGSMLHDYGMIFVTNEILNKPDALSDVEYYKIKQHTQKGYEFLMDSHHFSDVSLTIVRHHHERYDGNGYPTGLKGDNIPRSAQLSALCDMYSALTLDRVYRKAVPHQEAVRMMHEESGKAFNPQLLEHFIELVSDRKE